The proteins below come from a single Vigna radiata var. radiata cultivar VC1973A unplaced genomic scaffold, Vradiata_ver6 scaffold_486, whole genome shotgun sequence genomic window:
- the LOC106752666 gene encoding ataxin-7-like protein 3, whose amino-acid sequence MSVPKEEDLSPHSQLSSHFFLDLLDSIIVDVASECHRVARLGLDSNLEEEDEELKLSAQARVRVADPSNSNEANGKYVVDIFGQTHPPVANEIFQCMNCGRSIMAGRFAPHLEKCMGKGRKARLKVTRSSTVAQNRYSRSSPLSAHSPSSNYSTNSMNRLPNGTSNFAGEEHSNGTLES is encoded by the exons ATGTCTGTTCCTAAGGAGGAAGACTTGTCGCCACATTCCCAG CTTTCATCTCACTTTTTCTTGGATCTCCTTGATTCCATCATAGTTGATGTGGCATCAGAGTGTCACAGAGTGGCAAGGCTTGGACTTGATTCTAatttggaagaagaagatgaagaattgAAGCTGTCAGCACAAGCCAGGGTTAGGGTGGCTGATCCTAGTAATAGTAATGAAGCAAATGGCAAGTATGTGGTTGACATATTCGGACAAACCCATCCTCCTGTTGCAAATGAAATATTTCAGTGCATGAATTGTGGTCGATCTATCATGGCTGGGAGATTTGCTCCTCATTTGGAGAAGTGCATGGGGAAG GGTAGGAAGGCTCGTCTGAAAGTAACAAGGAGCAGCACAGTTGCTCAGAACCGGTATTCACGAAGCAGTCCTCTTTCTGCACACTCACCATCTTCAAATTATTCTACAAACAGCATGAACCGGTTGCCAAATGGAACCTCCAATTTTGCAGGTGAGGAGCACTCAAATGGAACACTGGAGTCATGA